One segment of Macrotis lagotis isolate mMagLag1 chromosome 1, bilby.v1.9.chrom.fasta, whole genome shotgun sequence DNA contains the following:
- the LOC141512178 gene encoding uncharacterized protein LOC141512178 isoform X1 produces MAPGRYSPPPQVVVTFKDVAVDFTPEEWNLLDDAQKQLHKEVMLENAQNFLFLDGTRFDEEMSKNLKMTSWNDYCYSEDRAHLGKHQRKDIVEKEYEYTQHQKTFRKCSDITRPKSNHTGEKPYECKQCGKAFSSSSTIALHQRMHTGEKPYKCNQCGKGFIQNSHLAVHQRIHTGEKPYECNQCGKAFRESSSLAKHQRIHTGEKPYECNQCGKTFSSSSNLALHQRIHTGEKPYECKQCGKSFSSSSTLALHQRMHTGEKPYECKQCGKSFIQNSNLAVHQRIHTGEKPYECNQCGKAFRESSSLAKHQRIHTGEKPYKCNECGKTFSSSSTLGLHQRIHTGEKPHECNECGKTFRVSSSLAKHQRIHTGEKPYECNQCGKTFSRSSNLTIHQRVHTGEKPYECNQCRKTFSCSSTLAIHQRIHTGEKPYECKQCGKGFIKSSHLAVHQRIHTGEKPYECKQCGKTFHCSSNLTIHQRIHTGEKPYECNHCGKDFIQSSHLAVHQRIHTGGKPYEWNQCGRTLNRSSSLALYQRIHTGEEPYEWNQCGRGFTEYSLLAVHQRNHTGENPYKCNPCEKGFIQINHLAIHQRIHTEEKLYECNQFGKDPIFQV; encoded by the coding sequence ATGGAACCAGGTTTGATGAGGAGATGAGTAAAAATCTGAAAATGACATCTTGGAATGACTATTGTTATAGTGAAGACAGGGCTCATCTGGGTAAACATCAGAGAAAAGACATTGTTGAGAAAGAATATGAATACACTCAACATcaaaaaactttcagaaaatgTTCTGATATTACTAGACCTAAGAGTaaccacactggagagaaaccttatgaatgtaagcaatgtggaaaggcttttagtAGTAGCTCCACTATTGCCCTACATCAGAGAAtgcatactggagagaaaccatataaatgtaatcaatgtggaaagggtTTCATACAGAACAGTCATCtggctgtacatcagagaatccacactggagaaaaaccttatgaatgtaatcaatgtggaaaggctttcagagaGAGCTCCAGTCTtgctaaacatcagagaatccacactggagagaaaccttatgaatgtaatcaatgtggaaagactttcagtaGTAGCTCCAATCTTGCactacatcagagaattcatactggagagaaaccttatgaatgtaagcaGTGTGGAAAGAGTTTTAGTAGTAGCTCCACTCTTGCCCTACATCAGAGAAtgcatactggagaaaaaccataTGAATGTAAGCAATGTGGGAAGAGTTTCATACAGAACAGCaatcttgctgtacatcagagaatccacactggagagaaaccttatgaatgtaatcaatgtggaaaggctttcagagaGAGTTCCAGTCTtgctaaacatcagagaatccacactggggaaaaaccttataaatgtaatgaatgtggaaagactttcagtaGTAGCTCCACTCTTGGtctacatcagagaatccacactggagagaaacctcatgaatgtaatgaatgtggaaagactttcagagtgAGCTCCAGTCTTGcaaaacatcagagaatccacactggagaaaaaccttatgaatgtaatcaatgtggaaagactttcagtcGTAGCTCCAATCTTACCATACATCAGAGagtccacactggagagaaaccttatgaatgtaatcaatgtcgAAAGACTTTCAGTTGTAGTTCCACTCTTGCcatacatcagagaatccacactggagagaaaccttatgaatgtaagcaATGTGGTAAGGGTTTCATAAAGAGCAGCCATCTTGCTGTGCATCAGAGAatacacactggagagaaaccttatgaatgtaagcaatgtggaaagactttccaTTGTAGCTCAAATCTTACcatacatcagagaatccacactggagagaaaccttatgaatgtaatcactgCGGAAAGGATTTCATACAGAGCAGccatcttgctgtacatcagagaatccacactggggggAAACCTTATGAATGGAATCAATGTGGAAGGACTTTAAATCGTAGCTCCAGTCTTGCCCTatatcagagaatccacactggagaggaACCTTATGAATGGAATCAATGTGGAAGGGGTTTCACAGAGTACAGCCTTCTTGCAGTACATCAGAGAAACCATACTGGAGAAAATCCTTATAAATGTAATCCATGTGAAAAGGGTTTCATACAGATCAACCATCTTGCcatacatcagagaatccacacagaagagaaactttatgaatgtaatcaatttGGAAAGGATCCGATTTTTCAAGTCTGA